A window from Micromonospora profundi encodes these proteins:
- a CDS encoding CaiB/BaiF CoA transferase family protein: MSGPLAGVRVLELAGIGPGPFAAMLLADLGADVVRVDRPGPGALPAGDPKRDLLNRGKRSVVVDLKHPDGAEVVLGLADRAAIVIEGWRPGVAERLGVGPQAALERNPSLVYGRMTGWGQHGPLAHAAGHDIGYIAVAGALHPIGRSGGPPQIPLNLVGDFGGGALYLVVGCLAALHTARSTGRGQVVDAAIVDGTAHLTTLFAGLLADGAWQPERGRNLLDGGAPFYDVYATADDGHMAVGALEPQFYAELLRGLGLADADLPAQHDVTGWPVLRARFAEVFAGRTRAEWTELFEGGDACVAPVLSLAETQHHPHLVARATFEEHFGIRQPAVAPRLSRTPGAIGGSPPEPGADTATALTDWGLGADLPRWLDNGAVSQRQGDH, from the coding sequence GTGAGCGGGCCACTGGCCGGGGTCCGGGTCCTGGAACTCGCCGGGATCGGCCCCGGCCCGTTCGCCGCGATGCTGCTGGCCGACCTCGGCGCCGACGTCGTCCGGGTCGACCGACCGGGGCCGGGCGCGCTGCCGGCCGGCGACCCGAAGCGCGACCTGCTCAACCGTGGCAAGCGCTCGGTCGTCGTGGACCTGAAGCATCCCGACGGGGCCGAGGTGGTCCTCGGACTGGCCGACCGGGCCGCGATCGTCATCGAGGGCTGGCGTCCCGGGGTGGCCGAACGACTCGGCGTCGGCCCGCAGGCCGCGCTGGAGCGCAACCCCAGCCTCGTCTACGGACGGATGACCGGATGGGGGCAGCACGGGCCGCTGGCCCACGCCGCCGGCCACGACATCGGCTACATCGCCGTCGCCGGGGCTCTGCACCCGATCGGCCGCTCCGGTGGGCCGCCGCAGATCCCGCTCAACCTCGTCGGCGACTTCGGTGGCGGCGCGCTGTACCTCGTCGTCGGCTGCCTGGCCGCGCTGCACACGGCCCGCAGCACCGGCCGCGGGCAGGTCGTCGACGCCGCGATCGTCGACGGCACTGCCCACCTCACCACGCTGTTCGCCGGACTGCTCGCCGACGGCGCCTGGCAACCCGAGCGCGGCCGCAACCTGCTCGACGGGGGCGCACCGTTCTACGACGTCTACGCGACAGCCGACGACGGGCACATGGCGGTCGGTGCACTGGAACCCCAGTTCTACGCCGAGCTGCTGCGAGGGCTCGGGCTGGCCGACGCGGACCTGCCGGCCCAGCACGACGTCACCGGATGGCCGGTGCTGCGCGCGCGCTTCGCGGAGGTCTTCGCGGGCCGTACCCGTGCCGAGTGGACCGAACTCTTCGAGGGTGGCGACGCCTGCGTGGCGCCGGTGCTGTCGCTCGCCGAGACGCAGCACCATCCGCACCTGGTGGCACGCGCGACGTTCGAGGAGCACTTCGGCATTCGCCAGCCCGCTGTGGCACCCCGCCTGTCGCGGACACCCGGGGCGATCGGCGGCAGCCCGCCGGAGCCGGGCGCGGACACCGCGACAGCCCTCACCGACTGGGGCCTCGGCGCCGACCTGCCGCGGTGGCTCGACAACGGCGCCGTCAGCCAGAGACAAGGAGACCACTGA
- a CDS encoding enoyl-CoA hydratase-related protein yields MFSVLEAEPAGCGLRAATHAGVRTIWFDRPAERNTMTLDMFRDYYAALLAADGDPEVRAIVVTGAGDWFCAGADPGALQALLDERHRDQLTKEFGFEPHLPITLGTPIVAAVNGGAAGLGLVHALYADVRFMATQARLATAFSRLGLIAEYGSAWLLPRLVGVGNALDLLISGRKIDAAEALRIGLVQRVLPRDEVLAEAQAYAADLAAHCSPASMAVIRRQVFAGLESGIAEAAADAGRLMAASLGGADFGEALASQVQRRTPRFAPRAGA; encoded by the coding sequence ATGTTCTCCGTGCTTGAGGCCGAGCCGGCCGGTTGTGGTCTGCGGGCCGCGACCCACGCCGGCGTACGCACGATCTGGTTCGACCGGCCCGCTGAGCGGAACACGATGACGCTCGACATGTTCCGCGACTACTACGCGGCGCTGCTGGCAGCCGACGGCGATCCTGAGGTGCGGGCCATCGTGGTGACAGGTGCCGGCGACTGGTTCTGCGCGGGCGCCGATCCGGGGGCGCTGCAGGCGCTGCTCGACGAGCGTCACCGCGACCAACTGACCAAAGAGTTCGGCTTCGAGCCACATCTGCCGATCACGCTGGGAACGCCTATCGTCGCGGCGGTCAACGGCGGCGCCGCCGGCCTCGGGCTGGTCCACGCCCTGTACGCCGATGTGCGGTTCATGGCGACGCAGGCGCGCCTGGCCACGGCCTTCAGCCGGCTCGGTCTCATCGCCGAGTACGGCAGCGCCTGGCTGCTCCCCCGGCTGGTCGGCGTCGGCAACGCGCTGGACCTACTGATTTCCGGTCGCAAGATCGACGCGGCGGAGGCGCTCCGGATCGGACTCGTGCAACGCGTACTCCCCCGCGACGAGGTGCTGGCCGAGGCGCAAGCCTACGCCGCCGACCTTGCCGCACACTGCTCGCCGGCCTCCATGGCGGTGATCCGGCGGCAGGTGTTCGCGGGCCTGGAGTCCGGGATCGCCGAGGCGGCCGCCGACGCCGGTCGACTCATGGCCGCCTCCCTGGGCGGTGCCGACTTCGGTGAGGCCCTGGCCAGCCAGGTCCAGAGGCGTACGCCCCGCTTCGCGCCCCGGGCCGGCGCGTGA
- a CDS encoding GntR family transcriptional regulator, with the protein MATRSKVQDVSHPQLSETVASLLRDRIMSGQLRPGERIRLEEVAKETGLSITPVREALLMLRAEDMVELQPRRGHVVAPLFRQDIVDVFALQGDIAGELAARVAVSITQAQLDDLRQQHERLRRAAQARQVGRVEQLEFEFHRGINRLAGARKLSWLLRTATRYTPSRFYATDAEWRAGMIADHEALLDALEAHDPVAVRPVMARHFTDGAERLVKHLDGLGVWSE; encoded by the coding sequence GTGGCAACCCGGAGCAAGGTCCAAGACGTATCTCATCCCCAGCTCTCCGAGACAGTGGCGAGCCTGCTGCGCGACCGGATCATGTCCGGCCAGCTGCGCCCCGGTGAGCGGATCCGCCTCGAGGAAGTCGCCAAGGAGACCGGGCTGAGCATCACGCCGGTGCGCGAGGCCCTGCTGATGCTGCGCGCCGAGGACATGGTCGAGCTGCAACCACGTCGTGGCCACGTGGTCGCGCCGCTGTTCCGTCAGGACATCGTGGACGTGTTCGCGTTGCAGGGCGACATCGCCGGCGAGCTCGCCGCCCGGGTCGCCGTCAGCATCACCCAGGCCCAGCTCGACGACCTGCGGCAGCAGCACGAGCGGCTGCGCCGGGCCGCCCAGGCCCGGCAGGTCGGCCGGGTCGAGCAGCTCGAGTTCGAGTTCCACCGCGGCATCAACCGGCTGGCCGGCGCACGCAAGCTGTCCTGGCTGCTGCGGACCGCGACGCGCTACACGCCGTCGCGGTTCTACGCCACCGACGCCGAGTGGCGGGCGGGCATGATCGCCGACCACGAGGCTCTGCTGGACGCCCTCGAGGCCCACGACCCGGTCGCCGTGCGGCCGGTCATGGCCCGCCACTTCACCGACGGCGCTGAGCGGCTGGTCAAGCACCTGGACGGTCTGGGGGTGTGGAGCGAGTGA
- a CDS encoding aldehyde dehydrogenase family protein produces MTSLVEQPRRLHLVDPITGESRTDYDIADAAVVRAAVDRAREAAGWWAGLDARQRRQHLLTYKAAIANRIDELAELIRSETGKSIAGAQLEVMLAVEHLDWAARHARRVLRRRGVSSGLLAFNQASSVEYVPYGVVGVIGPWNYPVYTPMGAISHALAAGNAVVFKPSEFTTGVGVWLAERWSELLPDRPVLQVVTGDGTTGAALCRAGVDKIAFTGSAATGRTVMAACAENLIPVVIEGGGKDALIVTADADLDAAAQAAVFGGLGNAGQTCAGVERVYVEQAVYEPFVAKLAELVRQVQPGAEPDAPYGPMSTPAQPGIVLRHITDAIDRGARAVVGDASSVRPPFVEPVVLTDVPEDSAAVTDETFGPVLVVNPVPDVDEALRRTNATRYGLSGSIFTRHRRQGLALAARLRVGAVSVNSVLGYAGVPSLPFGGVGDSGFGRVHGADGLREFSRPRSVTWQRFRPPIDVMALQPAASAMRTSLAMFKWRHGRH; encoded by the coding sequence ATGACATCCCTCGTTGAGCAACCTCGCCGGTTGCACCTCGTCGACCCGATCACCGGCGAGTCCCGCACCGACTACGACATAGCTGACGCAGCTGTCGTACGCGCCGCCGTCGACAGGGCACGCGAGGCGGCAGGCTGGTGGGCCGGCCTGGACGCGCGGCAACGCCGGCAGCACCTGCTCACCTACAAGGCGGCAATCGCGAACCGCATCGACGAGCTGGCCGAGCTGATCCGCAGCGAGACAGGCAAGTCGATCGCCGGGGCTCAGCTTGAGGTGATGCTCGCCGTCGAGCACCTGGACTGGGCCGCCCGGCACGCCCGACGCGTGCTGAGGCGACGCGGGGTCTCCTCGGGCCTGCTCGCGTTCAACCAGGCCAGCTCCGTGGAGTACGTGCCGTACGGCGTCGTCGGCGTGATCGGGCCGTGGAACTACCCGGTCTACACGCCGATGGGAGCCATCTCGCACGCGCTGGCCGCCGGCAACGCGGTGGTCTTCAAGCCCAGCGAGTTCACCACCGGCGTCGGCGTGTGGCTCGCCGAGCGTTGGAGTGAGCTGCTCCCCGATCGGCCGGTCCTGCAGGTCGTCACGGGTGACGGCACGACCGGGGCAGCACTGTGCCGCGCAGGGGTCGACAAGATCGCGTTCACCGGGTCGGCGGCGACAGGCCGGACGGTCATGGCCGCCTGCGCCGAGAACCTGATCCCCGTCGTGATCGAGGGCGGCGGCAAGGACGCGCTCATCGTCACGGCCGACGCCGACCTCGACGCCGCCGCCCAGGCGGCGGTCTTCGGCGGCCTGGGCAACGCCGGGCAGACGTGTGCCGGTGTCGAGCGCGTCTACGTGGAGCAGGCCGTTTACGAGCCGTTCGTGGCCAAGCTGGCCGAGCTGGTGCGGCAGGTCCAGCCGGGCGCCGAGCCGGACGCGCCGTACGGGCCGATGAGCACGCCGGCCCAGCCCGGCATCGTGCTGCGCCACATCACCGACGCCATCGACCGGGGTGCCCGCGCCGTGGTCGGTGACGCGAGTTCGGTGCGGCCACCGTTCGTCGAGCCGGTCGTGCTCACCGACGTCCCCGAGGACAGCGCGGCGGTCACCGACGAGACGTTCGGCCCGGTGCTGGTGGTCAACCCGGTGCCCGACGTCGACGAGGCGCTACGTCGGACGAACGCGACACGGTACGGCCTCTCCGGCTCCATCTTCACGCGGCATCGCCGCCAGGGGCTGGCACTCGCGGCCCGGCTGCGGGTGGGAGCCGTGTCGGTCAACTCGGTGCTCGGGTACGCCGGGGTGCCGTCGCTGCCCTTCGGCGGCGTGGGCGACTCGGGTTTCGGACGGGTCCACGGCGCGGACGGCCTGCGCGAGTTCAGCCGACCGCGCTCGGTCACCTGGCAGCGGTTCCGGCCGCCGATCGACGTGATGGCGCTGCAACCCGCCGCTTCCGCCATGCGGACCTCGCTGGCGATGTTCAAGTGGCGTCATGGTCGCCACTGA
- a CDS encoding acyl-CoA dehydrogenase family protein, translating to MEWSDEQRSLVAAVQDFCRREAGTREQRQHLTNGGREPHSPELYRKMADLGWLGLSLPEEFDGGGAGMVELCLFLEETAKAMAPIGGFTTSIIVAATYERFGSSEQKKRILSGVARGVVEAVAMSEPEAGSDVANLSCRAEHRGDVFVINGQKTWCSNAHLAEHILLVARTSGSAGDHHGLTMFLVPANAPGLTISGIDTMGGREVNDLYFADCVLPADAVVGQVDNGWRQLMAGLNMERLILASVMLGTAQRAFDDVMEYVKNRQQFRRPIGSFQVIRHRLADLATEIECARLLIYNTAAQVDRAPEKVLPRESSMAKLKATETARRVALDAMQMMGGYGYATEFDMERLVRSSVVSTVYGGTSEIQREIIAKTYGLSDHMR from the coding sequence GTGGAATGGAGCGACGAGCAACGATCACTGGTCGCCGCCGTGCAGGATTTCTGTCGTCGCGAGGCAGGTACTCGTGAGCAGCGGCAGCACCTCACGAACGGCGGACGGGAGCCCCACAGTCCCGAGCTGTACCGCAAGATGGCCGACCTCGGCTGGCTGGGCCTGTCGCTGCCGGAGGAGTTCGACGGCGGTGGGGCCGGCATGGTGGAGTTGTGCCTCTTCCTGGAGGAGACGGCCAAGGCGATGGCGCCGATCGGCGGCTTCACCACGTCGATCATCGTGGCCGCCACCTACGAGCGCTTCGGCTCGTCCGAGCAGAAGAAGCGCATCCTCAGCGGGGTGGCCCGTGGCGTCGTCGAGGCGGTCGCGATGTCCGAGCCGGAGGCCGGCTCGGACGTGGCCAACCTGAGTTGCCGCGCCGAGCACCGGGGCGACGTTTTCGTCATCAACGGCCAGAAGACGTGGTGCTCCAACGCCCATCTCGCCGAGCACATCCTGCTTGTCGCCCGGACGTCGGGAAGCGCCGGTGACCACCACGGCCTCACCATGTTCCTGGTCCCGGCCAACGCGCCCGGACTGACCATCTCCGGCATCGACACAATGGGCGGCCGGGAGGTCAACGACCTCTACTTCGCCGACTGCGTGCTGCCCGCCGACGCCGTGGTCGGTCAGGTCGACAACGGCTGGCGGCAACTGATGGCCGGGCTCAACATGGAGCGACTCATCCTGGCCAGCGTCATGCTCGGCACCGCGCAGCGGGCGTTCGACGACGTCATGGAATACGTCAAGAACCGGCAGCAGTTCCGCCGGCCCATCGGGTCGTTCCAGGTGATCCGGCACCGCCTCGCCGACCTGGCCACCGAGATCGAGTGCGCCCGGCTGCTGATCTACAACACCGCGGCCCAGGTCGACAGGGCCCCGGAGAAGGTGCTGCCCCGGGAGAGTTCGATGGCGAAACTCAAGGCCACCGAGACGGCCCGTCGCGTCGCCCTGGATGCCATGCAGATGATGGGCGGCTACGGGTACGCGACCGAGTTCGACATGGAACGCCTGGTCCGATCCTCGGTCGTCTCCACCGTCTACGGCGGCACCAGCGAGATCCAGCGCGAGATCATCGCGAAGACGTACGGGTTGTCCGACCACATGCGGTAA
- a CDS encoding GMC family oxidoreductase N-terminal domain-containing protein: MELSAKQRAALASICDTFTPGDGADLPPASQLGAVDIMAALVLHNPRAAEVKQFLQLLELWDSRATQLILGGGARRFSRQTQQRRERMLLALAESNVTRKRALFQALKGAATLSYYMAPGPTGRSPVWPAIGYPGPLGTRTDAPEPALAPIRPSAPTTLDCDVVVVGSGAGGGTAAAVLAGHGLDVIVVEKGGYYDDRDFDGGELSGLSRLYAPGPSATAEGQLSILQGQCLGGGTVVNYTTSFRTPPRVRDEWAALGVPQFATDEYERCLDAVWSRLGVNSDHGRISSRDALMERGLTALGWHVDEMPRNVDGCDTGVECGRCGLGCRIGAKKSATKTWLVDAQRAGARLLVDVDVRTVTITAGRATGVAGHTADGHPVTIRARAVVAAAGSVQTPALLRRSGLTNPNIGRHLHLHPATGVWGVFAEEVRPWEGGMQTRYSTEHADLDGLGYGVIYETAATNPATAVSFMSWTGARNHLDQMRSLPNLSGVGIITRDRDSGQVKVGSDGEPVVHYRLSAYDAAHMRAGIAGAARIVEAAGARKLFSGHQRGRIWERGKGSIEDFIRQTDTLGTAPGQVAMAALHIMGAARMGGSRATSVAGPDGATWEVPNLVLADASTFPASLGVNPMISVEAIAYMNAQRLAAGI; encoded by the coding sequence ATGGAATTATCTGCCAAACAGCGCGCCGCCCTGGCGAGCATCTGCGACACCTTCACACCGGGCGACGGGGCTGACCTCCCGCCGGCCAGTCAGCTCGGCGCGGTCGACATCATGGCCGCGCTGGTTCTGCACAACCCTCGCGCCGCCGAGGTCAAGCAGTTCCTCCAACTGCTGGAACTGTGGGACTCCCGCGCCACCCAGTTGATCCTCGGCGGCGGCGCACGGCGCTTCTCCCGGCAGACCCAGCAGCGCCGCGAGCGGATGCTGCTCGCCCTGGCCGAGTCGAACGTCACCCGCAAGCGGGCGCTCTTCCAGGCGCTCAAGGGCGCGGCCACCCTGTCCTACTACATGGCGCCCGGGCCGACCGGCCGATCGCCGGTGTGGCCCGCCATCGGCTACCCCGGCCCGCTCGGCACCAGGACCGACGCCCCCGAGCCCGCCCTGGCGCCGATCCGCCCGTCCGCGCCGACCACCCTGGACTGCGACGTCGTCGTCGTCGGGTCGGGCGCTGGCGGCGGCACCGCCGCGGCCGTCCTCGCCGGCCACGGCCTCGACGTGATCGTCGTGGAGAAGGGCGGGTACTACGACGACAGGGACTTCGACGGCGGAGAGCTGTCCGGATTGTCGCGGCTCTACGCCCCAGGCCCCTCGGCCACCGCGGAGGGCCAGCTGAGCATCCTCCAGGGACAGTGCCTCGGTGGCGGCACCGTCGTCAACTACACCACGTCGTTCCGCACCCCGCCGCGGGTTCGCGACGAGTGGGCCGCGCTGGGCGTGCCACAGTTCGCCACTGACGAGTACGAGCGTTGCCTCGACGCGGTGTGGTCCCGGCTCGGCGTCAACAGCGACCACGGCAGGATCTCGTCTCGTGACGCGCTCATGGAGCGCGGACTGACAGCGCTCGGCTGGCATGTCGACGAGATGCCCCGCAACGTCGACGGCTGCGACACCGGCGTCGAGTGCGGGCGGTGTGGTCTGGGCTGCCGCATCGGCGCCAAGAAATCCGCGACAAAGACCTGGCTCGTCGACGCCCAGCGCGCGGGTGCGCGCCTCCTCGTCGACGTCGACGTCCGCACGGTCACCATCACGGCCGGCAGGGCGACCGGCGTCGCCGGCCACACCGCCGACGGTCACCCGGTGACCATTCGTGCCCGCGCGGTGGTCGCCGCGGCCGGCAGCGTGCAGACGCCGGCCCTGTTGCGCCGCTCCGGCCTCACGAACCCGAACATCGGTCGGCACCTCCATCTGCACCCGGCCACCGGCGTCTGGGGCGTGTTCGCCGAGGAGGTCCGCCCGTGGGAGGGCGGAATGCAGACCCGGTACTCCACCGAACACGCCGATCTCGACGGCCTCGGCTACGGCGTCATCTACGAGACCGCCGCCACCAACCCGGCCACCGCCGTGTCCTTCATGAGCTGGACGGGCGCCCGGAACCACCTGGACCAGATGCGGTCGCTGCCGAACCTCAGCGGGGTCGGCATCATCACCCGCGACCGCGACAGTGGACAGGTCAAGGTCGGCAGCGACGGCGAGCCGGTGGTGCACTACCGCCTCTCCGCCTACGACGCCGCCCACATGCGGGCCGGGATCGCCGGTGCGGCTCGTATCGTCGAGGCGGCCGGTGCCCGCAAGCTGTTCTCCGGCCATCAGCGCGGCAGGATCTGGGAACGCGGCAAGGGATCCATCGAGGACTTCATCCGCCAGACGGACACCTTGGGCACCGCGCCCGGTCAGGTCGCCATGGCCGCCCTGCACATCATGGGCGCGGCCCGCATGGGCGGCAGCAGGGCCACGTCGGTCGCCGGGCCCGACGGTGCCACGTGGGAGGTCCCGAACCTGGTCCTCGCCGACGCGTCCACCTTCCCGGCGTCGTTGGGCGTCAACCCGATGATCTCCGTCGAGGCCATCGCGTACATGAACGCCCAACGACTCGCCGCCGGGATCTGA